In Phyllostomus discolor isolate MPI-MPIP mPhyDis1 chromosome 2, mPhyDis1.pri.v3, whole genome shotgun sequence, the following are encoded in one genomic region:
- the PRDM4 gene encoding PR domain zinc finger protein 4 isoform X3 — translation MLPMGIGDRGVMCGLPERNYTLPPPPYPHLESSYFRTILPGILSYLADRPPPQYIHPNSINVDGNTALSIANNPSALDPYQSNGNVGLEQGIVSIDSRSVNTHGAQSLHPSDGHEVALDTTITMENVSRVTSPISTDGMAEELTMDGVAGEHAQIPAGSRSHEPLSVDSVSNNLAADAVGHGGVIPIHGNGLELPVVMETDHIASRVNGMSDSALSDSIHTVAMSTNSVSVALSTSHNLASLESVSLHEVGLSLEPVAVSSITQEVAMGTGHVDVSSDSLSFVPPSLQMEDSNSNKENMATLFTIWCTLCDRAYPSDCPDHGPVTFVPDTPIESRARLSLPKQLVLRQSIVGAEVGGVLLLTGVWAGETIPVRTCFGPLIGQQSHSMEVAEWTDKAVNHVWKIYHNGVLEFCIITTDENECNWMMFVRKARNREEQNLVAYPHDGKIYFCTSQDIPPESELLFYYSRDYAQQIGVPEHPDVHLCNCGKECNSYSEFKAHLTSHIHNHLPSQGHGSSHGPGHSKERKWKCSMCPQAFISPSKLHVHFMGHMGMKPHKCDFCSKAFSDPSNLRTHLKIHTGQKNYRCTLCDKSFTQKAHLESHMVIHTGEKNLKCDYCDKLFMRRQDLKQHVLIHTQERQIKCPKCDKLFLRTNHLKKHLNSHEGKRDYVCEKCTKAYLTKYHLTRHLKTCKGPTSSSSAQEEEEEEDSEEEEPADPVGTEDCRVNSAVYAADEPLSAHK, via the exons ATGCTTCCCATGGGTATTGGCGATCGAGGGGTGATGTGTGGGCTGCCCGAAAGAAACTACACCCTACCTCCACCACCGTACCCCCACCTGGAGAGCAGTTACTTCAGAACCATTCTACCTG gcATTTTATCTTACTTAGCTGACAGACCGCCGCCTCAGTACATCCATCCCAACTCTATCAATGTGGATGGTAACACAGCATTATCTATCGCCAATAACCCTTCAGCGCTAGATCCCTATCAGTCCAATGGAAATGTTGGATTAGAACAAGGCATTGTTTCAATAGACTCTCGCTCGGTGAACACGCATGGTGCCCAGAGTCTTCATCCCAGTGATGGCCATGAAGTGGCCTTGGACACAACAATCACCATGGAGAACGTGTCTAGGGTTACCAGCCCCATCTCCACAGATGGAATGGCAGAAGAGCTTACGATGGACGGTGTTGCGGGCGAGCATGCTCAAATCCCAGCTGGCTCCAGAAGTCATGAACCTCTGTCTGTGGATTCTGTGAGCAACAACCTTGCAGCAGATGCTGTGGGACACGGTGGTGTGATTCCCATTCATGGGAACGGCCTGGAGCTCCCTGTGGTCATGGAAACAGACCACATTGCAAGTCGGGTCAACGGGATGTCTGACAGTGCCCTCAGTGACTCCATCCACACCGTGGCCATGAGCACCAACTCTGTAAGCGTGGCACTCTCTACCTCACACAACCTCGCCTCCCTAGAATCTGTTTCCCTCCATGAAGTTGGCCTAAGCCTAGAACCTGTGGCTGTCTCCTCCATCACCCAGGAGGTTGCTATGGGGACAGGTCATGTAGATGTATCTTCAGACAGTCTTTCTTTTGTACCACCTTCACTGCAAATGGAAGACTCCAattcaaacaaggaaaatatggCAACCTTGTTTACTATTT GGTGCACACTCTGTGACCGAGCCTATCCCTCAGACTGCCCTGATCACGGACCGGTGACTTTTGTTCCTGACACTCCCATAGAGAGCAGAGCGAGGCTTTCTCTCCCCAAGCAGCTAGTTCTCCGCCAGTCAATCGTGGGAGCAGAAGTTG GTGGTGTCCTTCTACTGACAGGTGTGTGGGCTGGTGAAACCATTCCTGTGCGGACTTGCTTTGGGCCTCTCATTGGCCAGCAGAGTCACTCCATGGAAGTAGCGGAGTGGACAGACAAGGCGGTTAACCACGTCTGGAAG ATATACCACAATGGCGTCCTTGAATTCTGCATCATTACCACTGACGAAAATGAATGTAATTGGATGATGTTTGTGCGCAAGGCCAG GAACCGGGAAGAGCAGAATTTGGTGGCTTATCCCCATGATGGAAAAATTTACTTCTGCACCTCACAAGACATCCCTCCCGAAAGTGAACTGCTCTTTTATTACAGCCGGGATTATGCTCAGCAGATTG gtgttccTGAACACCCAGATGTGCACCTCTGCAACTGTGGCAAGGAGTGCAATTCCTATTCAGAATTCAAAGCCCACCTGACCAGCCACATCCACAACCACCTTCCTAGCCAGGGCCACGGCAGCAGCCACGGGCCCGGCCACAGCAAAGAAAGGAAGTGGAAGTGCTCCATGTGCCCCCAGGCTTTCATCTCTCCGTCCAAACTTCATGTCCACTTCATGGGTCACATGGGCATGAAGCCCCACAAGTGTGATTTCTGTAGCAAGGCTTTTAGTGACCCCAGCAACCTGCGGACCCACCTCAAGATACATACAG GTCAGAAGAACTACAGGTGTACTTTGTGTGACAAGTCCTTCACCCAGAAGGCGCACCTGGAGTCGCACATGGTTATCCACACGGGCGAGAAGAATCTCAAGTGTGATTATTGCGACAAGCTGTTTATGCGGAGGCAGGACCTCAAGCAGCACGTGCTCATCCATACACA aGAACGCCAGATCAAGTGTCCCAAGTGTGATAAGCTGTTCTTGAGAACAAATCACTTAAAGAAACATCTTAATTCACACGAAGGAAAACGGGATTATGTGTGTGAAAAATGTACAAAGGCTTATTTAACCAAATACCATCTCACGCGCCACCTGAAAACCTGCAAAGGGCCCACCTCCAGCTCATCAGCgcaagaggaggaagaggaggaggactcGGAGGAGGAGGAACCAGCAGACCCCGTGGGGACGGAAGACTGCCGGGTGAACAGCGCCGTGTATGCAGCGGATGAGCCTCTGTCGGCACATAAATAA
- the PRDM4 gene encoding PR domain zinc finger protein 4 isoform X1 — protein MHHRMNEMNLSPVGMEQLTSSSVSNALPVSGSHLGLAASPTHNAIPAPGLPVAIPNLGPSLSSLPSALSLMLPMGIGDRGVMCGLPERNYTLPPPPYPHLESSYFRTILPGILSYLADRPPPQYIHPNSINVDGNTALSIANNPSALDPYQSNGNVGLEQGIVSIDSRSVNTHGAQSLHPSDGHEVALDTTITMENVSRVTSPISTDGMAEELTMDGVAGEHAQIPAGSRSHEPLSVDSVSNNLAADAVGHGGVIPIHGNGLELPVVMETDHIASRVNGMSDSALSDSIHTVAMSTNSVSVALSTSHNLASLESVSLHEVGLSLEPVAVSSITQEVAMGTGHVDVSSDSLSFVPPSLQMEDSNSNKENMATLFTIWCTLCDRAYPSDCPDHGPVTFVPDTPIESRARLSLPKQLVLRQSIVGAEVGGVLLLTGVWAGETIPVRTCFGPLIGQQSHSMEVAEWTDKAVNHVWKIYHNGVLEFCIITTDENECNWMMFVRKARNREEQNLVAYPHDGKIYFCTSQDIPPESELLFYYSRDYAQQIGVPEHPDVHLCNCGKECNSYSEFKAHLTSHIHNHLPSQGHGSSHGPGHSKERKWKCSMCPQAFISPSKLHVHFMGHMGMKPHKCDFCSKAFSDPSNLRTHLKIHTGQKNYRCTLCDKSFTQKAHLESHMVIHTGEKNLKCDYCDKLFMRRQDLKQHVLIHTQERQIKCPKCDKLFLRTNHLKKHLNSHEGKRDYVCEKCTKAYLTKYHLTRHLKTCKGPTSSSSAQEEEEEEDSEEEEPADPVGTEDCRVNSAVYAADEPLSAHK, from the exons ATGCATCACAG GATGAATGAAATGAACCTGAGTCCAGTGGGGATGGAGCAGCTGACTTCATCCTCTGTGAGCAATGCCTTGCCCGTCTCAGGGAGTCACCTGGGGTTGGCTGCCTCGCCTACTCACAATGCCATCCCTGCCCCAG GCCTGCCAGTGGCAATTCCAAACCTGGGCCCCTCCCTGAGCTCTCTGCCTTCTGCTTTGTCTCTGATGCTTCCCATGGGTATTGGCGATCGAGGGGTGATGTGTGGGCTGCCCGAAAGAAACTACACCCTACCTCCACCACCGTACCCCCACCTGGAGAGCAGTTACTTCAGAACCATTCTACCTG gcATTTTATCTTACTTAGCTGACAGACCGCCGCCTCAGTACATCCATCCCAACTCTATCAATGTGGATGGTAACACAGCATTATCTATCGCCAATAACCCTTCAGCGCTAGATCCCTATCAGTCCAATGGAAATGTTGGATTAGAACAAGGCATTGTTTCAATAGACTCTCGCTCGGTGAACACGCATGGTGCCCAGAGTCTTCATCCCAGTGATGGCCATGAAGTGGCCTTGGACACAACAATCACCATGGAGAACGTGTCTAGGGTTACCAGCCCCATCTCCACAGATGGAATGGCAGAAGAGCTTACGATGGACGGTGTTGCGGGCGAGCATGCTCAAATCCCAGCTGGCTCCAGAAGTCATGAACCTCTGTCTGTGGATTCTGTGAGCAACAACCTTGCAGCAGATGCTGTGGGACACGGTGGTGTGATTCCCATTCATGGGAACGGCCTGGAGCTCCCTGTGGTCATGGAAACAGACCACATTGCAAGTCGGGTCAACGGGATGTCTGACAGTGCCCTCAGTGACTCCATCCACACCGTGGCCATGAGCACCAACTCTGTAAGCGTGGCACTCTCTACCTCACACAACCTCGCCTCCCTAGAATCTGTTTCCCTCCATGAAGTTGGCCTAAGCCTAGAACCTGTGGCTGTCTCCTCCATCACCCAGGAGGTTGCTATGGGGACAGGTCATGTAGATGTATCTTCAGACAGTCTTTCTTTTGTACCACCTTCACTGCAAATGGAAGACTCCAattcaaacaaggaaaatatggCAACCTTGTTTACTATTT GGTGCACACTCTGTGACCGAGCCTATCCCTCAGACTGCCCTGATCACGGACCGGTGACTTTTGTTCCTGACACTCCCATAGAGAGCAGAGCGAGGCTTTCTCTCCCCAAGCAGCTAGTTCTCCGCCAGTCAATCGTGGGAGCAGAAGTTG GTGGTGTCCTTCTACTGACAGGTGTGTGGGCTGGTGAAACCATTCCTGTGCGGACTTGCTTTGGGCCTCTCATTGGCCAGCAGAGTCACTCCATGGAAGTAGCGGAGTGGACAGACAAGGCGGTTAACCACGTCTGGAAG ATATACCACAATGGCGTCCTTGAATTCTGCATCATTACCACTGACGAAAATGAATGTAATTGGATGATGTTTGTGCGCAAGGCCAG GAACCGGGAAGAGCAGAATTTGGTGGCTTATCCCCATGATGGAAAAATTTACTTCTGCACCTCACAAGACATCCCTCCCGAAAGTGAACTGCTCTTTTATTACAGCCGGGATTATGCTCAGCAGATTG gtgttccTGAACACCCAGATGTGCACCTCTGCAACTGTGGCAAGGAGTGCAATTCCTATTCAGAATTCAAAGCCCACCTGACCAGCCACATCCACAACCACCTTCCTAGCCAGGGCCACGGCAGCAGCCACGGGCCCGGCCACAGCAAAGAAAGGAAGTGGAAGTGCTCCATGTGCCCCCAGGCTTTCATCTCTCCGTCCAAACTTCATGTCCACTTCATGGGTCACATGGGCATGAAGCCCCACAAGTGTGATTTCTGTAGCAAGGCTTTTAGTGACCCCAGCAACCTGCGGACCCACCTCAAGATACATACAG GTCAGAAGAACTACAGGTGTACTTTGTGTGACAAGTCCTTCACCCAGAAGGCGCACCTGGAGTCGCACATGGTTATCCACACGGGCGAGAAGAATCTCAAGTGTGATTATTGCGACAAGCTGTTTATGCGGAGGCAGGACCTCAAGCAGCACGTGCTCATCCATACACA aGAACGCCAGATCAAGTGTCCCAAGTGTGATAAGCTGTTCTTGAGAACAAATCACTTAAAGAAACATCTTAATTCACACGAAGGAAAACGGGATTATGTGTGTGAAAAATGTACAAAGGCTTATTTAACCAAATACCATCTCACGCGCCACCTGAAAACCTGCAAAGGGCCCACCTCCAGCTCATCAGCgcaagaggaggaagaggaggaggactcGGAGGAGGAGGAACCAGCAGACCCCGTGGGGACGGAAGACTGCCGGGTGAACAGCGCCGTGTATGCAGCGGATGAGCCTCTGTCGGCACATAAATAA
- the PRDM4 gene encoding PR domain zinc finger protein 4 isoform X2 has protein sequence MHHRMNEMNLSPVGMEQLTSSSVSNALPVSGSHLGLAASPTHNAIPAPGLPVAIPNLGPSLSSLPSALSLMLPMGIGDRGVMCGLPERNYTLPPPPYPHLESSYFRTILPGILSYLADRPPPQYIHPNSINVDGNTALSIANNPSALDPYQSNGNVGLEQGIVSIDSRSVNTHGAQSLHPSDGHEVALDTTITMENVSRVTSPISTDGMAEELTMDGVAGEHAQIPAGSRSHEPLSVDSVSNNLAADAVGHGGVIPIHGNGLELPVVMETDHIASRVNGMSDSALSDSIHTVAMSTNSVSVALSTSHNLASLESVSLHEVGLSLEPVAVSSITQEVAMGTGHVDVSSDSLSFVPPSLQMEDSNSNKENMATLFTIWCTLCDRAYPSDCPDHGPVTFVPDTPIESRARLSLPKQLVLRQSIVGAEVGVWAGETIPVRTCFGPLIGQQSHSMEVAEWTDKAVNHVWKIYHNGVLEFCIITTDENECNWMMFVRKARNREEQNLVAYPHDGKIYFCTSQDIPPESELLFYYSRDYAQQIGVPEHPDVHLCNCGKECNSYSEFKAHLTSHIHNHLPSQGHGSSHGPGHSKERKWKCSMCPQAFISPSKLHVHFMGHMGMKPHKCDFCSKAFSDPSNLRTHLKIHTGQKNYRCTLCDKSFTQKAHLESHMVIHTGEKNLKCDYCDKLFMRRQDLKQHVLIHTQERQIKCPKCDKLFLRTNHLKKHLNSHEGKRDYVCEKCTKAYLTKYHLTRHLKTCKGPTSSSSAQEEEEEEDSEEEEPADPVGTEDCRVNSAVYAADEPLSAHK, from the exons ATGCATCACAG GATGAATGAAATGAACCTGAGTCCAGTGGGGATGGAGCAGCTGACTTCATCCTCTGTGAGCAATGCCTTGCCCGTCTCAGGGAGTCACCTGGGGTTGGCTGCCTCGCCTACTCACAATGCCATCCCTGCCCCAG GCCTGCCAGTGGCAATTCCAAACCTGGGCCCCTCCCTGAGCTCTCTGCCTTCTGCTTTGTCTCTGATGCTTCCCATGGGTATTGGCGATCGAGGGGTGATGTGTGGGCTGCCCGAAAGAAACTACACCCTACCTCCACCACCGTACCCCCACCTGGAGAGCAGTTACTTCAGAACCATTCTACCTG gcATTTTATCTTACTTAGCTGACAGACCGCCGCCTCAGTACATCCATCCCAACTCTATCAATGTGGATGGTAACACAGCATTATCTATCGCCAATAACCCTTCAGCGCTAGATCCCTATCAGTCCAATGGAAATGTTGGATTAGAACAAGGCATTGTTTCAATAGACTCTCGCTCGGTGAACACGCATGGTGCCCAGAGTCTTCATCCCAGTGATGGCCATGAAGTGGCCTTGGACACAACAATCACCATGGAGAACGTGTCTAGGGTTACCAGCCCCATCTCCACAGATGGAATGGCAGAAGAGCTTACGATGGACGGTGTTGCGGGCGAGCATGCTCAAATCCCAGCTGGCTCCAGAAGTCATGAACCTCTGTCTGTGGATTCTGTGAGCAACAACCTTGCAGCAGATGCTGTGGGACACGGTGGTGTGATTCCCATTCATGGGAACGGCCTGGAGCTCCCTGTGGTCATGGAAACAGACCACATTGCAAGTCGGGTCAACGGGATGTCTGACAGTGCCCTCAGTGACTCCATCCACACCGTGGCCATGAGCACCAACTCTGTAAGCGTGGCACTCTCTACCTCACACAACCTCGCCTCCCTAGAATCTGTTTCCCTCCATGAAGTTGGCCTAAGCCTAGAACCTGTGGCTGTCTCCTCCATCACCCAGGAGGTTGCTATGGGGACAGGTCATGTAGATGTATCTTCAGACAGTCTTTCTTTTGTACCACCTTCACTGCAAATGGAAGACTCCAattcaaacaaggaaaatatggCAACCTTGTTTACTATTT GGTGCACACTCTGTGACCGAGCCTATCCCTCAGACTGCCCTGATCACGGACCGGTGACTTTTGTTCCTGACACTCCCATAGAGAGCAGAGCGAGGCTTTCTCTCCCCAAGCAGCTAGTTCTCCGCCAGTCAATCGTGGGAGCAGAAGTTG GTGTGTGGGCTGGTGAAACCATTCCTGTGCGGACTTGCTTTGGGCCTCTCATTGGCCAGCAGAGTCACTCCATGGAAGTAGCGGAGTGGACAGACAAGGCGGTTAACCACGTCTGGAAG ATATACCACAATGGCGTCCTTGAATTCTGCATCATTACCACTGACGAAAATGAATGTAATTGGATGATGTTTGTGCGCAAGGCCAG GAACCGGGAAGAGCAGAATTTGGTGGCTTATCCCCATGATGGAAAAATTTACTTCTGCACCTCACAAGACATCCCTCCCGAAAGTGAACTGCTCTTTTATTACAGCCGGGATTATGCTCAGCAGATTG gtgttccTGAACACCCAGATGTGCACCTCTGCAACTGTGGCAAGGAGTGCAATTCCTATTCAGAATTCAAAGCCCACCTGACCAGCCACATCCACAACCACCTTCCTAGCCAGGGCCACGGCAGCAGCCACGGGCCCGGCCACAGCAAAGAAAGGAAGTGGAAGTGCTCCATGTGCCCCCAGGCTTTCATCTCTCCGTCCAAACTTCATGTCCACTTCATGGGTCACATGGGCATGAAGCCCCACAAGTGTGATTTCTGTAGCAAGGCTTTTAGTGACCCCAGCAACCTGCGGACCCACCTCAAGATACATACAG GTCAGAAGAACTACAGGTGTACTTTGTGTGACAAGTCCTTCACCCAGAAGGCGCACCTGGAGTCGCACATGGTTATCCACACGGGCGAGAAGAATCTCAAGTGTGATTATTGCGACAAGCTGTTTATGCGGAGGCAGGACCTCAAGCAGCACGTGCTCATCCATACACA aGAACGCCAGATCAAGTGTCCCAAGTGTGATAAGCTGTTCTTGAGAACAAATCACTTAAAGAAACATCTTAATTCACACGAAGGAAAACGGGATTATGTGTGTGAAAAATGTACAAAGGCTTATTTAACCAAATACCATCTCACGCGCCACCTGAAAACCTGCAAAGGGCCCACCTCCAGCTCATCAGCgcaagaggaggaagaggaggaggactcGGAGGAGGAGGAACCAGCAGACCCCGTGGGGACGGAAGACTGCCGGGTGAACAGCGCCGTGTATGCAGCGGATGAGCCTCTGTCGGCACATAAATAA
- the PRDM4 gene encoding PR domain zinc finger protein 4 isoform X4 — MHHRMNEMNLSPVGMEQLTSSSVSNALPVSGSHLGLAASPTHNAIPAPGLPVAIPNLGPSLSSLPSALSLMLPMGIGDRGVMCGLPERNYTLPPPPYPHLESSYFRTILPGILSYLADRPPPQYIHPNSINVDGNTALSIANNPSALDPYQSNGNVGLEQGIVSIDSRSVNTHGAQSLHPSDGHEVALDTTITMENVSRVTSPISTDGMAEELTMDGVAGEHAQIPAGSRSHEPLSVDSVSNNLAADAVGHGGVIPIHGNGLELPVVMETDHIASRVNGMSDSALSDSIHTVAMSTNSVSVALSTSHNLASLESVSLHEVGLSLEPVAVSSITQEVAMGTGHVDVSSDSLSFVPPSLQMEDSNSNKENMATLFTIWCTLCDRAYPSDCPDHGPVTFVPDTPIESRARLSLPKQLVLRQSIVGAEVGVWAGETIPVRTCFGPLIGQQSHSMEVAEWTDKAVNHVWKIYHNGVLEFCIITTDENECNWMMFVRKARNREEQNLVAYPHDGKIYFCTSQDIPPESELLFYYSRDYAQQIGVPEHPDVHLCNCGKECNSYSEFKAHLTSHIHNHLPSQGHGSSHGPGHSKERKWKCSMCPQAFISPSKLHVHFMGHMGMKPHKCDFCSKAFSDPSNLRTHLKIHTGQKNYRCTLCDKSFTQKAHLESHMVIHTGEKNLKCDYCDKLFMRRQDLKQHVLIHTQ, encoded by the exons ATGCATCACAG GATGAATGAAATGAACCTGAGTCCAGTGGGGATGGAGCAGCTGACTTCATCCTCTGTGAGCAATGCCTTGCCCGTCTCAGGGAGTCACCTGGGGTTGGCTGCCTCGCCTACTCACAATGCCATCCCTGCCCCAG GCCTGCCAGTGGCAATTCCAAACCTGGGCCCCTCCCTGAGCTCTCTGCCTTCTGCTTTGTCTCTGATGCTTCCCATGGGTATTGGCGATCGAGGGGTGATGTGTGGGCTGCCCGAAAGAAACTACACCCTACCTCCACCACCGTACCCCCACCTGGAGAGCAGTTACTTCAGAACCATTCTACCTG gcATTTTATCTTACTTAGCTGACAGACCGCCGCCTCAGTACATCCATCCCAACTCTATCAATGTGGATGGTAACACAGCATTATCTATCGCCAATAACCCTTCAGCGCTAGATCCCTATCAGTCCAATGGAAATGTTGGATTAGAACAAGGCATTGTTTCAATAGACTCTCGCTCGGTGAACACGCATGGTGCCCAGAGTCTTCATCCCAGTGATGGCCATGAAGTGGCCTTGGACACAACAATCACCATGGAGAACGTGTCTAGGGTTACCAGCCCCATCTCCACAGATGGAATGGCAGAAGAGCTTACGATGGACGGTGTTGCGGGCGAGCATGCTCAAATCCCAGCTGGCTCCAGAAGTCATGAACCTCTGTCTGTGGATTCTGTGAGCAACAACCTTGCAGCAGATGCTGTGGGACACGGTGGTGTGATTCCCATTCATGGGAACGGCCTGGAGCTCCCTGTGGTCATGGAAACAGACCACATTGCAAGTCGGGTCAACGGGATGTCTGACAGTGCCCTCAGTGACTCCATCCACACCGTGGCCATGAGCACCAACTCTGTAAGCGTGGCACTCTCTACCTCACACAACCTCGCCTCCCTAGAATCTGTTTCCCTCCATGAAGTTGGCCTAAGCCTAGAACCTGTGGCTGTCTCCTCCATCACCCAGGAGGTTGCTATGGGGACAGGTCATGTAGATGTATCTTCAGACAGTCTTTCTTTTGTACCACCTTCACTGCAAATGGAAGACTCCAattcaaacaaggaaaatatggCAACCTTGTTTACTATTT GGTGCACACTCTGTGACCGAGCCTATCCCTCAGACTGCCCTGATCACGGACCGGTGACTTTTGTTCCTGACACTCCCATAGAGAGCAGAGCGAGGCTTTCTCTCCCCAAGCAGCTAGTTCTCCGCCAGTCAATCGTGGGAGCAGAAGTTG GTGTGTGGGCTGGTGAAACCATTCCTGTGCGGACTTGCTTTGGGCCTCTCATTGGCCAGCAGAGTCACTCCATGGAAGTAGCGGAGTGGACAGACAAGGCGGTTAACCACGTCTGGAAG ATATACCACAATGGCGTCCTTGAATTCTGCATCATTACCACTGACGAAAATGAATGTAATTGGATGATGTTTGTGCGCAAGGCCAG GAACCGGGAAGAGCAGAATTTGGTGGCTTATCCCCATGATGGAAAAATTTACTTCTGCACCTCACAAGACATCCCTCCCGAAAGTGAACTGCTCTTTTATTACAGCCGGGATTATGCTCAGCAGATTG gtgttccTGAACACCCAGATGTGCACCTCTGCAACTGTGGCAAGGAGTGCAATTCCTATTCAGAATTCAAAGCCCACCTGACCAGCCACATCCACAACCACCTTCCTAGCCAGGGCCACGGCAGCAGCCACGGGCCCGGCCACAGCAAAGAAAGGAAGTGGAAGTGCTCCATGTGCCCCCAGGCTTTCATCTCTCCGTCCAAACTTCATGTCCACTTCATGGGTCACATGGGCATGAAGCCCCACAAGTGTGATTTCTGTAGCAAGGCTTTTAGTGACCCCAGCAACCTGCGGACCCACCTCAAGATACATACAG GTCAGAAGAACTACAGGTGTACTTTGTGTGACAAGTCCTTCACCCAGAAGGCGCACCTGGAGTCGCACATGGTTATCCACACGGGCGAGAAGAATCTCAAGTGTGATTATTGCGACAAGCTGTTTATGCGGAGGCAGGACCTCAAGCAGCACGTGCTCATCCATACACAGTAA